From Anaerohalosphaera lusitana, one genomic window encodes:
- a CDS encoding YeeE/YedE thiosulfate transporter family protein: MSELEVRRAPLVWWIGGILLGLTQILAVALEKPLGVSTQFVVADSKVMHKVAPEYAQEHELISHEKYQKFGYGWWLDIGLIVGAFVAAVAIGRWRPRFTTVWWRATLNRGILSRLVTGFFGGFFILLGARIAHGCTSGQFASGWAQLSLSVIPFTIAMFVFGVFTAHLVYPGVPKIER; this comes from the coding sequence ATGTCGGAGTTAGAGGTAAGACGGGCACCGCTTGTGTGGTGGATCGGGGGTATCTTGCTTGGGCTGACGCAGATACTTGCGGTGGCGCTGGAGAAGCCTTTGGGGGTGAGCACGCAGTTCGTGGTTGCGGACAGCAAGGTAATGCACAAGGTTGCGCCGGAATATGCACAGGAGCATGAGCTTATAAGCCATGAGAAGTATCAGAAGTTCGGGTATGGTTGGTGGCTGGACATCGGGCTGATCGTAGGGGCGTTTGTAGCGGCTGTTGCGATTGGGCGGTGGAGGCCCAGGTTTACTACTGTATGGTGGAGGGCGACGCTGAATCGAGGGATATTAAGTCGGCTCGTGACAGGGTTTTTCGGAGGTTTTTTCATTCTGCTTGGAGCCCGTATCGCTCATGGTTGTACGAGCGGGCAGTTTGCAAGCGGATGGGCCCAGCTTTCGCTGTCGGTGATACCATTTACGATCGCGATGTTCGTGTTCGGCGTGTTTACTGCGCATCTTGTATATCCCGGGGTACCGAAGATAGAGAGGTAG
- a CDS encoding DUF6691 family protein has product MDINVDWTGFVVGALFGASLILSGLANPDKIIGTLRLKDFHALRVIVVFILVGMLGVWILDLAGWANFNVKPAAMLGNGVGGALLGIGFGMTGYCPGTGLACAAAGRIDAIFTVIGMLVGAYFFILAYPAFLYLDSMWNFGEMTILEYTGVSRAILTLSIVAVGGVLLVVTAPRRKVEPEEARPAEVGEARRPLEEQHSRAVEMRGSEEKLKKEGEAEEDEAVPEQERGADDESEGDRG; this is encoded by the coding sequence ATGGATATTAATGTTGACTGGACAGGTTTTGTAGTTGGTGCGTTGTTCGGTGCGTCGCTGATCCTTTCGGGGCTGGCGAATCCGGACAAGATAATAGGAACATTGAGGCTGAAGGATTTTCATGCTCTTCGTGTGATCGTGGTGTTTATTCTCGTGGGCATGCTGGGCGTGTGGATACTTGATCTGGCTGGATGGGCGAATTTCAATGTCAAGCCAGCGGCGATGCTGGGCAACGGTGTCGGCGGGGCGCTGCTGGGGATCGGCTTCGGCATGACGGGGTACTGTCCGGGGACGGGGCTTGCGTGTGCGGCTGCTGGCAGGATCGATGCAATTTTTACTGTAATCGGTATGCTGGTCGGTGCGTATTTCTTTATTTTGGCTTACCCGGCGTTTCTGTATCTCGACTCGATGTGGAATTTTGGAGAGATGACCATCTTGGAGTACACGGGTGTCAGCCGAGCGATACTGACGTTGAGTATAGTTGCGGTTGGCGGTGTGCTGCTGGTGGTGACCGCGCCGAGAAGGAAGGTTGAGCCTGAGGAAGCACGTCCGGCGGAAGTTGGAGAGGCAAGGCGGCCGTTGGAAGAGCAGCACAGCCGAGCGGTGGAGATGCGTGGAAGCGAGGAGAAGCTGAAGAAGGAGGGTGAGGCCGAAGAGGATGAGGCGGTGCCCGAGCAGGAGCGGGGAGCGGATGACGAGAGTGAGGGTGACCGAGGCTGA